Part of the Nicotiana sylvestris chromosome 2, ASM39365v2, whole genome shotgun sequence genome, attttccttgagaacaagcAGAACAAGAGAATttcttaaattgaagaatcttcttgtTCTTCAATGTGTGCCCATTTGAATTCTCTATTATTCTGCGCATCATGTTAGAACCGGGATGGCCCAACCAGTCATGCCAAATGATAAAATCATTAGAAGTAGTAAACTTTTTGTTTACTATGGCATGCGATTCAACCACACCAATGTTTGTGTGGTACAACCCAGAAGAAAATGCAGGTAATTTTCCGTACACATATTTTTTACCCGCTTTTATTGTAGTACTATAAAGGTATTCAACCTTTCCTTTGTTTGATATCTCAACATGGTAGCCATTTTGACGAAAAGCTttgaaactcaacaagtttctttaAGACTTACCACAATACAATGCATTATCAATAGTTAATATCGTTCCTCCAGATAGTAATAAGGCCGCTCTTCCAGAGCCCTCAATCAActttgtactaccggatattgtattaacataggCCTTTTTCAtaaccaaataagagaaaaaaaattcTCTTAATATTGTATaagttgtagcactatccaaaaGACATAAATCTTCATTACTCATCTTGGATCCAattgaagactggggaattttaatttcttcataaaaaaataaaagtatatCATGAGAAATACGAAAAAACTAACAACAACATAAGACAACTTAAGTACtacttgaaaataaaaataacattaGACGAGACAAAaacattaaaaataaaaataacaacataattgCATTCCCCAGTAAAATGATCAAACTTTAGTTTTTATCTCCAAAGAAATCTTCAACTTTCAAATGAGTAAGATcatcgaggccttgaaaatcatcatcattcaaaacaaGATTTGTCTCGGCATTGTCATCATTTTTATTTGAAGGCCCTGcctcaaaattatttttaaaggTCAAGTGAGACTTCACGGGGGCATTAGCAGAAGATGCTCTAACATTATTTATCTTTCTTTTGATGGAGTTTTGATAAAGCCTGACAAAATGCTCAGGTGCACGGCATACAATTTTCCAATGATCTTTCATGACACAACGGTGACAGTTACCGCTTTTGCCTCTTGAAGGATTGTTTTGAGAACCCATATTGTTCTCTCATTTGCCATGACCACCACAATGACGACTATTATATCGTCTCTTATCATTGTCATGCCCACGTACATTCATATGTCCATGATTATTATTCTGTCTTTTTCCAGACTTATCATGTCTAGCTGCCATATTCGCTTCAGGAAACGGAGATGACTCTGTGGGAcaggcttcatgatttttcagcAAAAGGGTATTATGTTGCTCCGCCACCAGAAGGCATGAGATcaattcagaatactttttaaaatccctttcacggtattgttgttgtaataCCATATTTAAGGCATGAAAAGTCGTAAGAGTCTTTTCCAACAAATTCTCATCATTCATAATATCctcacataatttcaattgggaagtTATTCGAAATACAACAGAGTTATACTCACTTATGGTCTTAAAATCTTGCAACCATAAGTGCATCCACTCATATCGAGTCCTTGGCAATACCGTAACCTTAAGGTGATCATACCTTTCCTTCAAGccaatccataattcaagtggatctttcactttcaaatattcaaccttcaaaccttcatccaaatgatgacgaaggaaaatcatggtcTTCGCTTTGTCTTGGCTTGATGCCTCATTACCCCGAGTAGTGGTGTTACCAAGGCCTTTAGCGGCTAAGTGAATCTCAGCATCGAGAACCCATGATAGGTAATTCTTTCCAGaaatgtcaagtgccacaaactcAAGCTTTGACAAATtcgacatagtgaaaactatcaaaGATGATAAATAATTAGAAATCATTAGGATAATAGCGTAAAGAATCTTAAAAATTGACATAATATCAAATTTGTGATCTATATACACTAAAGTGATAATTCTATAGAAAAGAATACTATTTGTTTCTTCAAATTATTCGTATATCTTTAATATTAACTAGAACAAAAATGTCTTCTAACTTTAACACAATTTCAAATGTCGAACAACGTAAAATAAGTATTCTTCTCTCAATTAATTCTATTAACATGAAAATTAGCAACTTTCACATGACAATCATACAAATAACTTAAAATAAAGAAACatagaattttttatttttacatatACCTAAAGATGTGagaaattataaaattgaatatTAAAGACACTAATCATGAAATCAAAATATACAATGAAGAAAACAAAATGAACAAATATACCTGAACAACGAAAAGAGCCCagcttcgtgctgataatgtATTAAGAAATGTAGCTCAAAGTAACAATATAAAACAAGAAGATAAGTAGAACAAGAGAAGAAGAGataattttcttatttcatcAAGTGTGTTCCATCTCACATTTCATGCCTGTATTTATTCTATTACATATGAAAGTTACAAAATGATTGTCTTAAATATGACATTAACAATTGAGATCATAGGGGAAGATCATGGGGAGGAGTTATGAAAGTGTGTGAGTTGCAATCATAATAATGATGAGTAGTGGAGGTTATTTACATCATGGGTGAAAGTAGTGGGAGTAATGAACATCCACATTTACTAAAGATTTTATAACACTTTTTTCTTTTGTGGATTAGATAGGAAGGGTCGAATTAACATTTTTTTGTACTATTTAAACTATATCTATGTTTTTGGGTTTTCATGTAAATTATATATATCATCAGTTAATTATCAACTACACATCAATAACATATTTGATTTTGGTCAGTTATGTCAATTGTCTATATTAATTAATTATCAATTACATATCAATAACATATTTGATTTAGGTCGGTTATGTCAATTGTTGATATAGATTCATAATTATTAAGATTCATTTAATTATAATCATTTGCTGttgtttttttgagccgagggtctcctggaaacaacctctctaccctttgggataggggtaaggtctgcgtacatattaccctccccagaccccacttgtgggattatactgggtcgttgttgttgttgttgttgttaattaTAATCATTAATAATTTATCTTTAAATTAAATTGAGATAGCAAAATCTTACACTTCTCTCTACGAGAATGATAACTTAATTCCAACTAGTTGTTATAGCTAATAAAGATTTTTTTGGTTCCATTTTGTTCACTTCCTTCCTAAATTTGGAAAGAGTTCATGTGATTTAAAATTTCTCTCATTTACTAGGATTGCACCTACAACACGTGTATTTGAATAGaaaaatgtgtgtgtgtgtgtgggggggggggggggggtttgaactggaaatatataaaaatatcaaTCATTTGCTTTCCTTTTCCTTAATCCTAACACCCAATGCTCCAACTTTGAGTTGAAGTTTAGCAGCGTtggaaagaaagatggaaagaggGAAGGTAATAGTGGAAAAAGTAGGAGGAAAATCAACAGTTACAAAGTGCTTCTCAAAGTATCCCCTCAAATTCATCATCCCCAGAAAGGTCTGTTAATCCTTCAAGACCTTCTGGGATTATTATAATTCGGCATAATTTCCCAAATTTTTGATATTTACTGGAAATGCACCTATGTAAATCAATTGCACTATACCTGCAATTACATTGTTTCTTCTGCCATTGGAAGTGATAATTTTGAtttgtttttctcaatttcatGGTTCGTGTTAGGTGGGTTCTTCTGAAACAGATGCTGTTTGGATTTACACCATCACTTACGGTGGAGGAATTGTCTCTGTAAGTCATCTGCTCCCCAACTCCCCCCCCCAACACCCCAGTCCCCAGAACCCAGGACTGGAAGTTTGTTCTTAGGAAATTGTggctgtaaaaaaaaaaaagattttcttacTAGCATTATGGTGGTTCACTTTCAGGGTTTTATTTTGTTGAAGACAtaaatacaacaacaataacatacccagtaaaatcccactagtagggtctggggagggtaggatataccttacccctaccccggaagggtagagaggctgtttctgagagaccctcggctcaacagGAGATATAATAAATTCAAAAAGACACGAAAGGAGAGATAGGTAACAACAAAAAAGCAAGAGAAGTGATAATAATATCTTAAAATAGACCAAATAGGTGAAAGGGAGTGCAATAATAAAATCATATGCAAAATAACAAAATAGTGCGAACATAACATATACCGCTAGCAGACCTAGGCATAACTCTATCAGACTACCCTGTACAAAGAGGGAAAAACTATGAACTACCCCtagcctacaaccctaatgctcgaccttcaCGCTttcctatcaagagccatgtcctcggaaatctcgAGTCGCGCCATGtcttgcctgatcacctctccccaattctTCTTAGgacgccctctacctcttctcgtaccttCCAAAGTCAACTGCTCGCACCTCCTAACCGGGGAATCTATGGTTCTCCTCCGCACGTGTCCAAACCACctaagcctcgcttcccgcatcttgtcgtccATAGGAGCAACGTCCACCTTCTccctaataacttcattcctTATCTTATCCAATttagtatgcccgcacatccatctcaacatcctcatctcggctacattcatcttctggatatgtgaattcttaactggccaacactcagccctatATAACATAGCCGGCCTAACCACCgctctgtagaacttacctttgaatTTCAATGGTACTCTCTTGTCACAtaggactccagatgctaaccgccatttcatccaccccaccccaatGCGGtgcgtgacatcctcgtcgatctccccatcACCCTGGATAATAGACCCTAGGTACTTGAAACTTTCTCTTTTGGGGATGACTTGTGAGTCGAGCCTCACCACCCacattaaattaaattaaattcgTCGTTGaagacataaataaataaattaaattgtGCCCTCTTAAACACCTTAAGCTTTTAGATGAAATAATCACACATTTCACCATTGTATCATAGCAGACAAAGATCCTTAGCTAGAGTCTTGATAAGAATGGaccttgggcctaactcaaccccaaaagctagccTGTGAGGTGAGGATTGCCTaagaccatataaggagaccaagATACCcataacccaccgatgtgggacataACTCAACACTCCCCTCACGCCCAGGCCTGCAACTGGAGCGTGGACAATATAAACGGGGGCCCAACATATGTAACAATAAACTGGGATGGGCTTGACTCTGATACCATGATAAGAATGGACAttgggcctaactcaaccccaaaagctagtTTGTGAGGTGAGGATTGCCTaagaccatataaggagaccaagATACCCATAACCCACCGATGCGGGACACAatggtgacaaagtgcatcaacgtgAGTTGGAGACAGGTGCTTCAACAAAATTGggtgttggtgacaaagtgcatcaacgtgAGTTGGTGACAGGTGCTTCAACAAAAATTGAGTGTTGGTGACAAAATGCATCAACATGAGTTGGGGAGAGGTGTTTCAACAAATTGCGGGATGGAGACATCTGCTTCATCAAAAGTGAGAGTCGAAGAGAAGTGCTCCAACATAACTGCACAATGAACAAGTCAGACGTATACAACTTTGAATTACGGGAGAATGTTGGAAAACTAATTCAAAATTGTAGTAGGAAACTTTAgttatttaggatttgatttatttaattcatgtctaaATATGATTTGTTGTTAGAATAAATATAGGAATAGGCTTTCATGTTTCTAATTGAAATAGGTTTCATACTATTATAAATAAGGGTATTGATAACTTATTTTATGTGTGGAGGAAATAAAGAATTGtagaataaaatattttccttcaagtCTCGACTCCATCTACTATCAAAAAGAATTCTCACGTGCGTTGGCTGAAGAAAATAATCAGGCTTGTACATGAGGGAATTGTATGATATCTCTAACAACTTAAGCTTTTTGATGAGATAATCACACATTTCAATAATATTTATTCTGTGTATATGGTTAAAGCTAATGTAACATTGGTATGTGTTTGCTTCTAGGGAGATTCTATAGCATGTGATATTACAGTGGGAGATGGTTGCACCACTGTTTTGACCACTCAAGCTTCTACTAAGGTTAAAGGCTTTGGAAGTTTGATTATTTGTAAATAGATAGGTTGATTACTTCTTCATGCATAAATGTTCTTAGCATGGCGCTTCGGAGCTTCTTACACGTTTTATTGATATAGTAAAATTTCTGCTGCAGGTGTACAAAGCCGTGGGATCGAAGAGCtctgaacaagtgttggaggtaATGCAATTATGAGGAAATGTGTTATAAATTGTTCTTCTTTGTGTGTTTTATAGGTTTAGATCTTCTTAGTGCATTGTAGATTGATTCCAAAAGTTTGGTCCTTGTCTACGGCAAGAAATTCTAATATCTACTGAATGCATACAAACAAAAAATCAGGTCTTAGTAacaaaattattttattgaaCTTGATGATGCAGAATCAGTACACGAATGATAAGTTTTGGAGAGATAGCTGaaggagaagaaaaa contains:
- the LOC104210479 gene encoding uncharacterized protein: MSNLSKLEFVALDISGKNYLSWVLDAEIHLAAKGLGNTTTRGNEASSQDKAKTMIFLRHHLDEGLKVEYLKVKDPLELWIGLKERYDHLKVTVLPRTRYEWMHLWLQDFKTISEYNSVVFRITSQLKLCEDIMNDENLLEKTLTTFHALNMVLQQQYRERDFKKYSELISCLLVAEQHNTLLLKNHEACPTESSPFPEANMAARHDKSGKRQNNNHGHMNVRGHDNDKRRYNSRHCGGHGK